The stretch of DNA aaaaacctggctatgagttctatactagactaactgagacttcatggcacttgtatactgttgtttttctcttgttgatctgactgcttctattgttctcatttgtaaaaaTGATcaactgctaaatgattaaatgtaaatgaaagattaatataatataatataatataatataatataatataatataatataatataatataatataatataatataatataatataatataatataatataatataatataatatagacaaAAGTAATGACAGCAGAGTCATAGTATCAGATGTAGTAAACTGTCACACACCCTTTGGCATTTTCAGTGATGTAATTTTATATTGCATAATATAAAGCTATGTTACAACATACTTTCAgtcctggattttttttttttcgttgttgtttttttttgttctagtGGCCTTCAAGTTGTCCTCCTGGAGTTTCCTACATTGTTTCTATCAATTGCCAGTAGGAAACATGTCAGATATGTTTTTGGTTCACTCTCTCTTTCAGGGAAGTAAACATTAAAAGTCTGTGTTCTGTGCTTTCCCTGTGGTTGATTTTTCCTTTGTGTTCTTCCTTGTTGCACCTGTTTGATAGACAGGCCAGATAAGATCTCATTGTGGCTCATTTTTTTTTGGACACATGTACTTCTGTATACGTATGTGTGGAAAATCCTGTATCTGTATGTCCAACCCTTTAAATAGAGATACAGTGTCTCAAACTGGCACATTTCTCATCTGACTTGCTCTGAgacgctcacacacacagacagagacaatgACTCGCATTTCAGCTACAGTGATCGTGCTGCTGGTTGCAGCTCTCAGCGTACTCTGTGCAGATGCTTCTGCTTTGTGTAAGTAcatttctttaattgtttctAGAACTGGAGCTATTTGCACTGTCGCAGATTAATTATTAAGTTTTACAAATTCACTGAGAAAACGGTTTTGTTTCTTAGTTTTTAAAATCTGAAGTTCGTGATGTGAAGATAGTTTTGTAATGATTAAATGATGTTACAAAATCTAAACTATTATTGTTGTGTTTACAGCATGTTGTAGGAAGTATACGAAAGGAAAGATACCAATGGCAATTATTAAAGGATTTTCCATTCAGACCATGATGAGAAACTGCCACATTGATGCTGTCATGTAAGTATAAGATGCTTTCTACATAAGGTGCTTTTTGTATTGACTGactatatgcataaaaactgatTCCTAGAGAAAACCCTAACCAAAAGATGCTGTTTACCTCACAGATTACACACAAAAGGAGGCAGGAACATTTGCACAGACCCCTCCAAACGCTGGGTGATGGACATTATCCGTAAGCTGAGGTAAGCTTGCAGATGTGTGAttcctgtaaataaataaaacaaatgaacattAACAAACACAGTACTGAAAAGCTAAAGCTAATGATTTCTGTTtttctgatttctcttttttaggGAGAGAGTGCAAGTCATCAGCAGAAAACATTCAAAAGACTAACTTTACAACTTCTGTGGTTAAACAGATGTTACTACAAGAAAAATTCTTTATGGAGGAGGATCTATTTCTTTTTGAAATGTACATATTTACTCTGCATATTTTTATATgcgtgtcattttaaattgtgttgCTATTCAATTAAACTGCATTCAAATGAATTTTCTATGTAAAGAGAAAACctgccttttgcatttaattgATGTTCTTATACCTCAATGAAactgtacaaaataataataatattaataaatatatcttTACATTCTCTATATGAATGATTGTCAGAGTCTTTGTACtactatttattgttttaaatatgcaaatgacacAACTATTCTTGACTATCAACATTCCATAACATATTTTAGCACATGGAATGATGAAAATTTTTTGATTTCTTAACATTTCAAAGACTAAAGAACTGGTTTTAAGGTCCTCCAAACACAGATCCATCCCAGTACTGACATTAACGGGGAGATGGTTGAAAGAGTGGAGTATTTTATACACCTTGGCATCACATTGGATGATCATCTCAGTTTTAATCAGCATATCTTAGGTATCTATAAAGGCTGTCAACAGAGACTTACAGTTTTCCGTAAAATTAGCAGCTGTCTGTTCAGcctcgtcttcttcttctttttttattatttagcctGTTCTTGTGTGGtgccatttgtttttttttggtgtgtgtttttttcatatACTTACAGCTGTTAACAAGAACAAACTTTTAAGATACCTAATTTGGCAAGTACAATTATTGGTATTCCTACTCCAAAGTAATTCGGAGTGTGTTACTTCAACTATTTGGAAAGTACATATAATCCTAAATAACCCAGATCACCTTCTCCATCTGTATTTTATATTTCTCTCATCTGGCCGTAGGTATACACCACCTATGTGTAGGAGGACTAACTTTAGTAAGAGTGTTGTTCCTACAGCAAAACATGCTTTAAACACATGTTAGTAggaaattattttgtgtgtgtgtgtgtgtgtgtgtgtgtgtgactgtattGTGGCAAGTTTGTATGCTCTTGTAAGGTACTTGTCTTTGTGTTGTATACCTTctgtgaaatacacacacacacacacacacacacacacacacacacacacacacacacacacacatatatactgtatataatactgGGTTGGACTAACCCAACTATTGGgtcaaaaattaaatgtatacacacacacacacaattaacttCACAAATTGTAATGTAGAAATATGAACTTTCTGTAAGGCTGCTTTGAAACATACCTGAAAACCAATTATCAAATTTTTGGGAATATAAAATTAATCACTTTTtgggaaacaatcaattacatGTAGCAaaaggagcacacacacacacacacacacacacacacacacatatatatatatatatatataatgttacaaataattattatagaatacacacacacatacagtacgaTTAGTTTTAGGACAATAtctaacaaaataaatgcaagttAGAAGATGTAGCTATATTTTTTGGCTCAATGATAGATTCACACAAAGTGCATAGACTGACATAGCAGAGAAATTCCAGGATTGGATCAAAACAAGGTGTGTTCAATAATTTGCTTTGATCGGGCAAAGAAAGAGCGAGAGCTTAAAAAGCTTTGGGACAAAAGTTCTCCATACATCTGCTTCAGCTCTGGGAAATAACCTAACTGATGTCATCTAAGAGGAAGCGTCGGAATGCAGGGTAACGTGTCAGACAAACCTTGAAAGATAATCTGTCAAATGAAAACTGACACATGCATTTTTGTTCTTTCGTGTGAGGAACTTGATCTAATAATTAACCCGCCCTCCGCAGCGCCACACTGTCCGTCACCGCGGTCTGAGACAGCACAGCAGCCGCAGGCCGGCGATCTCAGACCGGATGGGAGGGTGCACTTATTAAACAGGCCTAGGTGTGGAGTTGGTTAGGCATTCGTTATGGCAAAGTTTATGGTTGTAGTTTTAATTTAGGCTTTGGGTTTTATAGGGCCGTACtgaagaaaaaatatgaaatgcttAGGAGATCCACACGGTGTCGCCCTCTTCtatatttcattgatttaaaCCAGCGATTGCAGCCCGAGATTACTAATAACAAGAACAACAGTTTTTACTTTGTACTCTCCTTGGCCAGAATCAGAACTgcaaactttctttctttctcagtaGAACGAGCATAAATAGATACAAGGTGCTCAAAATTATATCCTTAATAAACATATCCGGatcttttcttaattttatttttttataataacaataaataaataaataaaataagaaggaAGAAAGACATAATTCCTTGCAAAATGACCGGAGTAAATCATACCGTTTGTTTTTAATAACTAAACAGGTGCAggcaaattaaagggatagttcaccaacaaataaaaatgtagtcATCTTTTGTATTCATCCTCGTGTTGATCTAAACCctaatgatttttatttcttcAGTGGAACCCAAACCTTTCAGAAGGATATGATGCAACACTCACTCTGTATGAGAGGATATTCCCATATTTAGGCtagaattaaaaacattttgaagttGCATTCTGATCTAGgccttccaaacatttcaaattattttaatggaATAATCTTCCAAATACACACTTTTCACGAGTAGCCTATATCTTTAgatttttgttaattaatttcAAGAACACATTATATATTCTTTTATGGTCCACTTTCTGTTTTACATCTTCCCCAAAATGAATTTTTGGCTGCTTCTAGGGACGTTTTTTAAGCTATTTTGTCCTCTCAATTACAACCACACACTTCCTGCAGCTGAGTGGTTTAATCACCAGCGACGCTCTCCAGTCAAGCCATGACTGGCAGTGACATCATTGCCTCGCTCCTCTCTGCACTGCTGCACACACAGAGGACTTCCTGCTGAAtaatggagaaacacacacattccTAAACACCCATACACACAAACAGGAACTTCGGCGAAAAAAAAAGCTCCACTGCCCAGATCTAATCTTTCCTTTTACGCAATTGCAAGCTGAACGGCAAACTTCCCCCAGCACATGAACTCACACACGTATGAATGTCTAATTTCTGTTCATATTAGCCAAAGCTTTTTAGAGCTAAGATCTCCATTTCAGAGTTTCTGTGAAGAAATCTTGGGTCATGCACTGTGACTAAATCCTATTGCAAAACATGAAATGGTGCCTAAAGAATCCACTAGCAGTGAGAATAACTCAGACAGACAGTGTCATTCTGCATTAGCTATGTTTGATTATTTCATCATCTGCAGCTCCAGGCTAGGAGGTCTGATCCTGGTGCAGAGGATCTGACGAACGCTGTGGCCCTGCGTTCTCACAGAGCTGCACAAGAAACTAACTCATTTAGGGCTTGAAAAGAACCGAAAAATCCTAATTGCTAAGTCGATTGGTTACTATGGCACATAGGACATAGCATCTTTATCTTCACAGCATTGTgaaatatttctgtaaaaaat from Carassius gibelio isolate Cgi1373 ecotype wild population from Czech Republic chromosome B2, carGib1.2-hapl.c, whole genome shotgun sequence encodes:
- the LOC127951462 gene encoding C-C motif chemokine 20, whose protein sequence is MTRISATVIVLLVAALSVLCADASALSCCRKYTKGKIPMAIIKGFSIQTMMRNCHIDAVILHTKGGRNICTDPSKRWVMDIIRKLRERVQVISRKHSKD